The DNA segment TCCGGCGACCTGGACCACGCAGGCCAAGGACGGCAACGGCGATGGCAGGAGGGACGTGAACAACATCGACGACGCCGCCCTCGCCGCCGGCGTCTACCTGTGCCGGACCGGCGGGGACCTGGCGGTCGCCGGCAACTGGATCGCCGCGATCAACGCCTACGACTCGGGGGCGGATTACAACCGGAAAGTCGCCGAGGCCGCCAATCGGTACGCCTCCGTCCGGTAGGCCGACCTGCTCTCACGGTCCACCTGACCCGCTGACCTTGCCTGTGCCCTGTCAACGCGAAGCGCTGGGCGCGCCGCACCCGGCGCGGCCACATCCGGTGGGCCTGCCGGCCGACACCTGTTGCGTGGTCGCCTTCGGCCGTCTGGCGGACACGTTCGGACGGCGTTCCACGTACCTGCCGATCCCCGCAGGGCACCCCCAGTGAAGTGCGTCGCAGCCAGGAGTTCGAGAACTTGGTACGTTGCCGGGGCCGTGGTGCACGGGAAACCGGTCCGAGTCCGGTGCGGCCCTCGCCACTGTTGCCGTGGAGTGTCGCGGCCCTCGCCGACCGGCTTCGCAAGCGGTCGGGGCCACTGAGCATCCGGAAGGGCGTTGCTCGGGAAGGCCGGCTGAGACGCGTCGATGCGGAAGCCAGGAGACCGGCCACGGCGCTACGTGTTCCACGAGGGTTTTGGAGGAGACGTGCCGAGAGGCCCGCTGCGTTCGTGTCGATCCATTCGCTCCATATCCACCAGAGGTTCCGCGCGTGCCGGTCGCGTGGTGGCGACCTTGCTGTCCGTCTGCGCTCTCGGGGCCTGCACCGGCGCTCCCGCGTCCGGCGGTGCGGCGGACAGCGCGAAGCAGGCGCCGGTGAGCGTGAGCAGTTGCGGGACCGCGGCAACGGTCCAGGCGCCTCCCAAGCGGCTGGTCACGCTCAACGAGGGAGCCACGGAGGTGGCGTTGTCGCTCGGCCTGCAGTCCCGCATGGCGGGAACGGCGTATCTCGACGACTCCATCCCGGCGAAGTGGAAGGCGGCCTACGACTCCGTCCCGGTGCTCTCCAAGGAATACCCGACGAAGGAGAAGCTCCTCGCGGCCCGTCCCGACTTCCTGTACGCCTCCTACTCCAGCGCGTTCACGGACAAGGTCGCCGGCACGCGTGACGAACTCCACGGCGAGGGCATCCCCTCGTACCTCTCCCCGTTCGGATGCGGCGACGACAAGCAGGTGCCGCCGGTGTCCTGGCAGTCGGTGTGGGGCGAGCTGGGCGACGTGGCCGAGGTCTTCGGCGTGACGCCGCGGGCCACCGCCATTCAGAAGCAGCAGAAGCAGGAGCTGGCCGAGCTCGCCAGGACGGGCGCGGGCAAGGGCCTGGACGTGCTGTGGTACGACTCGGACACCAAGACCCCGTTCGTCGGTGCCGGACACGGCGGGCCGCAACTCATCCTCGGCGCCGTGGGAGCCCGCAACGTCTTCGGGCATCTGCCGGGCGGCTGGCAGAGCGTGAGCTGGGAGAAGGTCGCCGCTGCCGATCCGGATGCCATCGTGCTCGCGGATGCCAGTTGGGACACGGCCCAATCCAAGATCCACTACCTGGAGCACGATCCGGTCCTGAGCAGGCTCACCGCGGTCCGACACAGGGCGTTCGTGGTGGTGCCGTTCTCGGAGTCGACTCCCGGGGTTCTCCTCGCGGACGGTGCCTCCCGGGTGTCCGCCGGGCTGGCCAAGCTGCACCTCGGTTCATGACCGGCGTGCCGCGCCCCGCGGCACGGGCGGCCGGCCCCGGCCGGACGGCGGCGGTCCTGGCCCTCGGCGTCGGGGTGCTGCTTGCCGCCATGCTCCTCGGCCTCGCCGTGGGCTCGCAGCACGAGCCACCGGGCACCGTGATCGATGTCGTCGCTCGCCGTCTCGGTCTGGGCAACCCGCGGGTGACGCTGCTGGACGACCAGATCGTCTGGCAGTTGCGACTGCCGCGGGTCCTGGGGGCGGCCGCCACGGGTGCCGGACTCGCGGTCTGCGGTGCCGTGTTGCAGACGCTGACGGGCAACGACCTGGCCGATCC comes from the Streptomyces sp. TS71-3 genome and includes:
- a CDS encoding ABC transporter substrate-binding protein, whose product is MATLLSVCALGACTGAPASGGAADSAKQAPVSVSSCGTAATVQAPPKRLVTLNEGATEVALSLGLQSRMAGTAYLDDSIPAKWKAAYDSVPVLSKEYPTKEKLLAARPDFLYASYSSAFTDKVAGTRDELHGEGIPSYLSPFGCGDDKQVPPVSWQSVWGELGDVAEVFGVTPRATAIQKQQKQELAELARTGAGKGLDVLWYDSDTKTPFVGAGHGGPQLILGAVGARNVFGHLPGGWQSVSWEKVAAADPDAIVLADASWDTAQSKIHYLEHDPVLSRLTAVRHRAFVVVPFSESTPGVLLADGASRVSAGLAKLHLGS